The genomic interval GGCGCGGTGTCGAGGATGCTCCATGCCGCGGCGAGGGCTTCGCCGGCCCGCCCCGCGGCCTCATGGCCCAGGGCGGTGGAGCGCAGCGTCTCCCGCTCGTTTTCGAAAGAGGGGAGGGTCGCGCCGGTTCCGTCCGTCATGCCGTCAGGCCGCCGCGGCTTCTGCGACGGAGAGCGGCGCCTCGCGCCTTGCGGATGCATGGGACCGCGTCACGACCGTCAGCAGCAGCCCCTCATGCTCCACCACGAAATTCCGTTCGAGGAGAAACCGGACGTCGTCCGCCATCGCGGCGTCCACATCCGCGGCGGGCCGGGGCCGCTCGAAATATTTCAACACCTCGAACATCCTGTGGGACACGACGGTGAGGCCCGCGACGGCGATGCGCCGCGTATCCGCGACCGCAAGGTCGCGGCCGCCATTGTCCATGAGGCGCAGCATCGGCGGGCGCTCCGTTCGCGACCATTGATGCTTCCACACGCCGATCGCCAATTGCAGCTTGGCGATCGTGTCCTTGTTCTCCAGCAGCGGCGTCGAATAGCTGCCGGAGAAGTGATAGGCGATGTCGGCGAGCGGCGCGTCCGCGGGATAAAGCCCCGCATAGCCCCTGGCGGGGGAAATGCTCTCGATGCCGAACTGCTCCGGCGTGTTGTGATAGGGGCTGAAACGGTCGACGATGATCCTGTTCAGGCCGGACGGCGGCTGCAGATGCTCGATCTTCGGCATCAGCCGCAGCACCGATTCATAGTCTTCGAGGCTCTCGCCCGGCAGTCCGTACAGATAATTCCAGGCCACCCGTGTCCCCATCGACTTGCAGGACCGCAGCAGGGACAGGTTTTGCAGTCCCGACACGCCCTTGCGCATCAATTTCAGGACATTCGAGGACAGCGATTCGATGCCCGGCTGGATCGCGTCGATCCCGGCCTTGGCCATGATGAGGATCTGCTCGTCGCGCAGATTGGCCTTCACCTCGTAGAACAGCCTGGGGCGCTCGGGCCAGTTCGCGAGCGCCGGCAGCAGCGTCTTGAAATAGCCGAGCGGCATGATGTTGTCCGCCAGGAAGAACCGCTTGGCGTCCCAGCGCGCCGTCAGCGTCCGGATCTCGTTCAGCACGCGGCCGGCGGGCTTCTGGCGGAACTCCATGCCTTCGCCGTTGAGGCCGCAGAACGTGCAGTGGTGCTTCTGGCCCCACCAGCAGCCGCGCGAACTCTCCATCGTCAGGAACTCCGGAAGCTCCGGCGGCAGAAGTCCGTCGCGCTGGAACTGCCGCAGCGTCGAGAAATAGTCGGAAAAGTCGGGCGCGAAGACGCGGGTGAAGTCGTCGATCGGCTCGCATTTGACCAGCACGCCTTGCGGCCGGAGGCCGCCGCGGACCAGGCGCTCGCAGAATTCGGGGAATTCGAAATCGGCTTCGCCGATGAAGAAATGATCGATCCAGGGGAAGACGCCGGCAAGGCCGGTGCCCATGGGACCGGCGACGTTTGCGCCGCCCATGACGACGACGATGTGCGGCGCCGCCTGCTTGACGAGGCGCGCCAACCCCGCTGCCGCGAGATTTTGCTGGAAGGTCGAAGAGATGCCGAGAATGCGCGGATTGAGCGCGACGATGCGGTGCGCCAGTGCCTCCTGATAGGGGCCGATAGCGGGCGCCAGCTTGTCGTATAGCGGCCGAAGATCTTTCGGTAGCCCTGCCGGCTGCGTCAGCGGGCGCTCCGGCGTCCTGGGATAGGCATGCGGAAGAAAGAGATGTTCGCCCAGCTGGAGGCTCATCGGCGAGTCGCATACCGCCTTGTAATCCCGGTAGCCGATCTGCGACGCAAGCATCATGCTGCCGTACAGAAGCTCGGTTCTCAGGCCGCGTGCGCGGCATGCCGCGACGAGCACCGAGGGACCGAGCGCGGGAAAATTGATCGCATCGAAGGGCGGCACGACGAAGCAGACGTCCGGCCGGTCTTCGTCTTTCAGGGGCATCGACCCTCCAGGCCGGCGCGCGCCGGTGGACCGTACTACGCTTGTTGAACAATGATTATTGGAAAAAGATGGCGCAGTTCTTGGGATGATGCGCCAAAAGCCGCAAATACTCCAATCGTCGCCCGAAGGTGGTCGACGGCTTTCAAAGTTCCGTATCCGCGGCCCGTGCCGGTATTCCCTATTGCGGGAACGTCTCGCCGACCATCTCCTCGCTTTTCGCCCAGAGCGCCTTCGCGTGCTCGGGATCGAGCGCATAGGCCCTTACGCCGGCGCGCAATTCCGCGCCTTCCATGACCTCGGCGACATGGCAGTCCTCGCAGAACTTCCCGCCGACCAGGCCCGCCGGCGCGACGAAGCCGCTCCACACCGATGTGGCCGCGCCTTGCGGAATCGTCTTCCATTTGAACCCGGGTGCACCGGCGGGCGTGTTCTCATTGATGGATTTGATCAGGGCATCCCGGACTTCATCCGTCATATAGCGCCCGAGTTCGGTCTGGATGCCGCCGGGATGCACCGCCGCGGCGCGCACGCCCCGGGCCTTGTGCCGCCGGTCGAACTCCACCGCGAACAGG from Rhizomicrobium sp. carries:
- a CDS encoding RiPP maturation radical SAM C-methyltransferase → MPLKDEDRPDVCFVVPPFDAINFPALGPSVLVAACRARGLRTELLYGSMMLASQIGYRDYKAVCDSPMSLQLGEHLFLPHAYPRTPERPLTQPAGLPKDLRPLYDKLAPAIGPYQEALAHRIVALNPRILGISSTFQQNLAAAGLARLVKQAAPHIVVVMGGANVAGPMGTGLAGVFPWIDHFFIGEADFEFPEFCERLVRGGLRPQGVLVKCEPIDDFTRVFAPDFSDYFSTLRQFQRDGLLPPELPEFLTMESSRGCWWGQKHHCTFCGLNGEGMEFRQKPAGRVLNEIRTLTARWDAKRFFLADNIMPLGYFKTLLPALANWPERPRLFYEVKANLRDEQILIMAKAGIDAIQPGIESLSSNVLKLMRKGVSGLQNLSLLRSCKSMGTRVAWNYLYGLPGESLEDYESVLRLMPKIEHLQPPSGLNRIIVDRFSPYHNTPEQFGIESISPARGYAGLYPADAPLADIAYHFSGSYSTPLLENKDTIAKLQLAIGVWKHQWSRTERPPMLRLMDNGGRDLAVADTRRIAVAGLTVVSHRMFEVLKYFERPRPAADVDAAMADDVRFLLERNFVVEHEGLLLTVVTRSHASARREAPLSVAEAAAA